Genomic segment of Streptomyces alboniger:
CTCGCCAACCTCGCCACGGTCCTCGGCCGCGCGGGCTCCGGCCTGGACCGGCTGGTCAAGCTCACGGTCTTCGTCACCGACATGGCCCACCAGGACGTCTTCGCCCGGCTGCGTGCCGAGTACTACGTCGCGCCGTTCCCCGCGGAGTCCTTCGTCCAGGTCGCCGCGCTCGCCGATCCCGCGTGGCTGATCGAGATCGAGGCGATCGGCGCCGTGGAGTGACACCCCGCGTTTTGTGAGAGCGTTCCAAAACGTCTACTGTAGGGCCATGGCCAGGCCACGAGAGTTCAGCGAGGACCGCGTCGTCACCGCGGCCATGGAGACGTTCTGGCGCCATGGGTACGAGGGCACCTCGACCCGGGACCTGTGCGACAGCACGGGTCTGGGCCCGTCCAGCCTCTACAACACCTTCGGTGGCAAGCGGCAGCTCTACCTCCGCGCCCTGGGGCACTACTACGACACCGCCACCGCCGAACAGGTCGAGATCCTGCGCGGCCCCGGCCCGGCGAAGGAGCGGCTGCGCGCGATGATGCTCCACGCCCTCGACGCCGACCTCGACCC
This window contains:
- a CDS encoding RidA family protein, giving the protein MSTGAREDHAAPHATRAPHATRVRVTAEPDWYESAGISLGIRVGGLVFTSGQAPVDERGATVGAGDFEAQARRALANLATVLGRAGSGLDRLVKLTVFVTDMAHQDVFARLRAEYYVAPFPAESFVQVAALADPAWLIEIEAIGAVE
- a CDS encoding TetR/AcrR family transcriptional regulator; this encodes MARPREFSEDRVVTAAMETFWRHGYEGTSTRDLCDSTGLGPSSLYNTFGGKRQLYLRALGHYYDTATAEQVEILRGPGPAKERLRAMMLHALDADLDPADARGCFAINAAVEAAAPDPEVKEAVRRSFDRVEDELCAVVEEGRRAGEIRSTGDARTVARRVQSAYYGLRVLSRVHDDREILLATVEGALADL